The sequence below is a genomic window from Methanomicrobiales archaeon.
AGGAGATCGCAAACGGCTGGGGTGCCGTCATCGTCGGCATTCTGGTGATCCTGATCTTCGCCGTCATCGACCGCTACATCGAGATCTGGGCCCGCAAGACCTACGGTCCGTATGGAAAACCAGAGGAGGCGGCGTAAATGGTCGTCCTTGAGACTCTCGGAATCATGGTCATACTCATCGCACTCATCGGCATCATCATCGGCGGTGTGCTCATCGGATTCGGCGTGCACTTCGTGCCGGTAGGGGGTGCGCCGGCAGCCATGGGCCAGGCGCCGGGCATTGCGACCGGCGTCGCGATGCTTGCGGCGGGTGCAGGGCTCGCCGGGCTCTTCGGTGGTGCCTGGGCAGCGGAACTGGGGCTGCTGGTCGCCCTCGCCGCGGGGGCCGTCGGCGGCGGGCTCATGATGGCGATCACCCAGCTCATGGTGAACATCATATACATCTTCGGCATGGGTATTCCTGTGGCGTCCGGCAAGGTGGCAAAGGATCCCATCACCGGTGACACGCAGACGGAGTTCAAGTCCCAGGGTACCGAAGGTCACGGTCTCCCGTTCGTCTCCTACGCGGGGGGCGTGATCGGCGGCATGCTGGGCGGTCTGGGCGGAACGCTCATCTACGTCATGCTTCTCGACGTCTACCTGGACGCGCTTCCGCTCATCTACAGCACGAACAAAGAGGCAATCTATCTCGTGGCGGTATCGCTCGCCGGTATCTTCGCCGTCGGGATGTTCCTCGTGAATGCGGTGCTTGCCGCCTACAACATCACGGGCACCATCGAGGGTCCGCACGACCCCAAGTTCAAGCGGTTCCCCCGTGACATCGTGGCATCTGCGATTGCGACGGCAGTCACCGGTATCTTCGCCCTCGGGCTCGTGCTGGTGTGAGGTGTTCGCATGACAGTAAAGGTTGAGGTAAAAGAGGGCGGGATGCCCCACAACCAGATCCTGGCCACCGGGCTGATCGGATCGCTGGTGGGCATCTACATCACGTACCTGAACAACATCCTGGGTACCGATCTGCTGGCGTTCTTCGGCGGGATCGCGGCAACTCTGGCACTCTACTGGGGCAGTCACACCATCAAGCGCCTGGCCAGCTACGGTATCGGAACGGGCGTTCCGTCCGCGGGCATGATCGCGTTCGGGTCCGGTGTCATCGGGTTCCTGTTTGCCACCCGGTTCGCTATCGGCGGCGGCATTCTGGTCCCCATCATCGCCGTCATCGCGGCTGCCGTCATCGGAGCGGTTGCCGGCGTCATGGCCAACACCATCCTGAAGATGCACATCCCCGTGATGGTCTCGGCGCTCATCGAGATGTCCATCGTGGGCGCGCTGACCCTGATGGGGCTGTCGGCGCTGGTCACCGGAAGCTTCACGTTCGACGCTCTCGTCACGTCCCGGATCTCATTCTTCGGCATGGAGCTCACCACCTACGAGTCGTCCCTGATCGGAGGCAGCATCATCGCCGTGCTCTTCCTCCTGGGTGGCATCGCGATCCAGCACCCGTTCAACGCCTGTCTCGGCCCCAGCTGGGAGCAGGACCGGATGCTGATGCTCGCTCTCGAGTGCGGGTTCCTGTCCATGATCCCGGCGGCGGTCATCTCCTTCGCATTCATCAGCATGGCGGCAGCGACGATCTCGTTCGTGGTGGCCATTGTCGGCTGGTTCTACACATACTACCGCTACATCGAACTCGCCCGGAGGGATGCGGCATTCTGGCTTGACGCCAAACCGATCAAGGAACCGGAGGCTGGTCACTGATGGCATTCGTACATGTTCTGCCCGAATACGGGCTCGTCGTGGATCCGCTCGTTGGCATCGTCACGACCGCCGCAGAGTCGCTCCAGCCGATCATCGACCGCGTCGCGGAGCTGGAGAAGATCTCGGACGACCTGCTGGGGATGCTCTCCGGCGAGGGGAACTTCCTGGCGTCGTTCCCGGGGCGGGAGAGATCCCTGGCCATTGCGGGGAGCGTCACGGCGTTCTGGTACGGGCTTGCGATTGGACTTCTCATTGCGGGGATCATCGCCCTGCAGCTGCTGTGAGGTGAGGAAGGATGGCAGAGAAGAAATCGGCGGCCAGCGGATGGCCGATCTCCAAGGGTGACTTCCACAGCGGGGACCCCAACAGTCCCATCGCCATCGTCACCATGGGCTCCCACCTCGACGAACAGGGTCTCTGCGACGCCGGGGCGGCGATCTGCGGCTCCTGCAAGACGGAGAATCTGGGTATCGAGAAGGTGATTGCCAACATCATCAGCAACCCGAACATCCGGTTCCTGATCACCTGCGGGACCGAGGTCAAGGGGCACCTCTCGGGGCAGACGATGAAGGCCCTGCACAAGGGCGGGGTCAAGGACGGGCGCGTGGTCGGCGCGGAAGGGGCGATTCCGTTCATCGAGAACCTGAAGGATGAGCACATCAAGCGCTGGCAGGAGCAGGTCGAGGTCGTGGATATCATGGAGACCGAGGATATCGGCACGATCAAGGCCAAGATCAACGAGCTCAAGGCCCGGGATCCGGGAGCGTTCGCCGCCGACCCGATGGTCGTCGAGGTCAAGGAAGCCGGCGGCGCGGCCGAGGAGGTCACCGGCGAGGTGAAGCCGCTCTCGGGCGAGCTCGCGCTCATCCACGCCCGCATCAAGACCATCGAGAAGATGGTGGTCGACATCGGATACCGCGACAAGTTCGCTGCCGGTGTGTATGCAGGGAAGATCGAGGGAATCATGATCGGGCTGATCGTGATCTTCGCCCTGCTGGGATTCCTGTTGATGGGGTGATGGAAATGGCAGAAGAGACAAAAGCACCTAGCGCCATCAGGATGGCAGCAATCGATGCAATGGTCGAGAATATGCGCTACAAGGCGCAGATCCTCGCCCGGACCAACAAGCTGGAGTCCGGTGTGATCAGCTCGGGAGTCATGGGATTCGCCATCGGGCTGGCCTTCGCGCTGATCCTGGTTGTGGTGCCGGTACTGGTACTGTGAGGTGAGGAAGAGATGGCAGAGAAGAAATCGGCGGCCAGCGGATGGCCGATCTCCAAGGGTGACTTCCACAGCGGGGACCCCAACAGTCCCATCGCCATCGTCACCATGGGCTCCCACCTCGACGAACAGGGTCTCTGCGACGCCGGGGCGGCGATCTGCGGCTCCTGCAAGACGGAGAATCTGGGTATCGAGAAGGTGATTGCCAACATCATCAGCAACCCGAACATCCGGTTCCTGATCACCTGCGGGACCGAGGTCAAGGGGCACCTCTCGGGGCAGACGATGAAGGCCCTGCACAAGGGCGGGGTCAAGGACGGGCGCGTGGTCGGCGCGGAAGGGGCGATTCCGTTCATCGAGAACCTGAAGGATGAGCACATCAAGCGCTGGCAGGAGCAGGTCGAGGTCGTGGATATCATGGAGACCGAGGATATCGGCACGATCAAGGCCAAGATCAACGAGCTCAAGGCCCGGGATCCGGGAGCGTTCGCCGCCGACCCGATGGTCGTCGAGGTCAAGGAAGCCGGCGGCGCGGCCATGGAGGTCGGCGTCGCGGGCGTGAGCCCCCAGTTCCTCGAGATCGAGGAGCGGCTCAACAAGATCGAGAAGCAGATCGAGTTTGTGGATGCGGAGATCGCCCAGAGAGTGGGCAGAAAGATAGGTAGGGATATCGGGATACTGTACGGGATCGTGGCAGGATTGACGGTCTTCTTCATCCTGCTGATCCTGTTGCCGAGACTGAGCACGTTAGTATGAGGGAGGTGTGACTGAGTATGTTCAGATTTGAAAAAGAACAACAGATCTGGGACTTCAACGGAACCAAGATCGGCGGCCAGCCGGGTCAGTACCCGACTGTGCTCGCCGCTTCAATCTTCTACAACAAGCACGAGATCGTGCTGGACGACAAGACGGGGAAGATCGACAAACCGAAAGCCGAGGCGCTCTGGAGCCGCTGCCAGGAGCTGTCCGATACCGTGGGCATCCCCCATTTCCTCCAGATCCTGGCCGAGCACGCGGAGGCGATGGAGAGGTACATCGACTGGTTCTGCAGCATCGACAGCAAGACGGCATTCCTGATGGACTCGTCCGTCCCGGCGGTGCTGGCGAACGCCTGCAAGTACGTGACCGAGGTCGGGGTGGCGGACCGTGCGATCTACAACTCCATCAACGGGTCCATCCTTCCCGAGAACGTTGAAGCGCTGAAGAACAGCGATGTCAACTCCGCGATCGTGCTCGCCTTCAACCCCGCCGACCCCTCCGTCGCCGGGAGGCAGAAGGTGCTCGCCGAGGGCGGTGTCGCCGGCCAGGCAAAGGGCATGCTGCAGATCGCGGAGGAGTGCGGGATCACCCGCCCGATCCTGGACACGGCGGCAACGCCGCTCGGGCTCGGATCCGGCAGCGCCTACCGCGAGATCCTGGCGTGCAAGGGGATCTTCGGGTATCCCACCGGAGGCGCCTACCACAACATGACGGTGGCATGGACGTGGCTGCGCCGCTGGAAAGGAACGGCGAAGACCCCGTCGCTGCTGGCGAAGGGATACGAGGGCAAACCTGCCCTGCTGGAGCAGATGAGTCACCACTACCTCGGTGGCATGGAGGGCATCAAGCAGGCGGCATGGTCCGCTCCGGATATCGGATGCAACATGGTCGCGAGCACCCTGGGTGCGGACCTGATCATGTACGGTCCGATCGAGAACGTCGAGCCCATGATCACCTGCCAGGCCTACATGGACATCGTGATCCTGGAGGCGGCGCGGGACCTCGGGATCGATCTGGCTCCCGACACCCACCACCCGATCCAGTTCCTCATCTAAACTCTTTTTCAGGCACCGGGGCGTTACGATCTCCTGCGGTATCGCTCGATTCAGGCACCGCTCTCCTGTCCCCGCACCCAATTCGATTGTCCGTCCCCCTCCCCCTCACGGGCTCCCCACGCCCTCTCCGCGCGATGCTGCAATCCCCTCCGGTTCGACAGGACGCGGACGGATTGACCCCGACCATGCAACTATCGAATACCCATCATGCGGCATCGGTTCAAAGATCCGCCCTGCTGATTGGCAGATCAGCCGATGGCGGCCATACCCGGTTCCGGGAGGGTATCATCGCCTCGCCGGGATACTTCAGGCAATGGAAACGTTCGGGAACAGGGAGGCACAACGATTATCAGCATCGGCATCCGGCATACCCGGGGATGGAACCGGAGACGTTGTTAGGAATCCTCGCCTTCCTCGGTGCCGAGGAGCGGCTGATCCGCCGTTTCGATCTCCCGGCGGAGGCGTTCATCCCTCTCCTCCTCTCCCTGCGGAGCGGCGGCGACTGGTCGTATGCCGCCGGGAGCATCAGGACACTCTCCCTTCTCGAGAAGACGACGGTGTACGACAGCGACCGCCGCCTCGGGTATACGTACGAGGAGATCTTCCTGTTCGTGAATCCCCGGATCCTGCAGGAGGATGGCACCGTGCACCGTCTGGAGAAGTGCGGACGGGAGGAGGTGCGCCGGCTGGTGCGGCGGCCCTATACCGTGGTCCTGGAGGGCGATCGTCTCTTCTCGGCTACGGTACATCCCCTGAGACGCGAGATCGCGCTGGCGGAGCTGCCCGATCGGCAGCGGACCTTCCAGGGGTCCTCCGCCTATGCCGCCTCCCACGAGATGGAGCACCTGGAGCACGAAGAGATCGCCGGCGAGAGTCTCTACTCTTTGCGGTTTGTATGACGCAGCAGTGTCCCGGTCGCCGAAGCACTCACGTGCAAACGAACGGATCCGGTTGCCGGGGTGGGCATCAGCCCTCTCACGGGTATTTCAGCGTAAGACCGACGCCGCTCTCTCGCAGGGGAGCCACCCGGGACAGTGCAATCCTGGACGGGAGGTCCGTGCAGTGGCAGGCATGGAGCGATGAGGGCTGAACACGGCGAAGATAGTCGAGTGTTGTTTTCAGCGCCTCTTCGGAGGGCTGAAGAAGGTGGAACCCTCCCACGACATCCGCGATCCTCTCTTCCCCGCAGACGCGCCGCGCCTGCTCGATGATATTGATGATACCGGAGTGGGAGCAGCCGGTGACAATCACGAGTCCCCGGGCCGTGCGGCATGCCAGTGCGCTGTCGTCCTCCAGGTGGTCCGGCTGGACACCGTCAGGCGTCAGGATCTCGCGCTTCTTCCTCTTCTCGGTACCATATGGGTATTTTCGCTCTATTTCCCCGAGGAAGACGACGTTCTCCGTGAGCCAGAGGGGTCCGGTGCTCAGCTGGAGACGGAAGTATCGCTCCAGCTCGTCTCTCGAGAGGCATGGCCCGGCCTGCAGGATCCTGTTCACGATCTTGGGGAAGAAGGCTCTCGGGTGGGCGACGAGATCCGGTTTTTTGTGCGGCGTTCCTGTGGCATCCATCTCCGTGTAGAGGCGGATGAGCGGTATCAAACCCCATGTGTGATCCCGATGGCCGTGAGAGAGTGCAATATAATCGATGTCGAGAAGATCGATGCCAAGCGCCACGGCGTTTTTCATGAAGGCGTCCGAATACCCGAGATCGAACAGGATCCGGGTCCTGCCGTCTTCTATACATATCGATAGACCGGGCTCGGCGATGAGCTGCCGGTCGTTCAAGGTGCAGTTGTCGGAAAGAACCGTGAGCCTCATAGGATCCATTCCGCAGCACTCATACTGTGTTCGCACATCATATGAAAACCTGCCTCCATCGATTGGAATCGTGACTCTCCGGTATCCGGAGCGGGAGCGAACCCCGCAGGAGCATGCCCGGACAGGGGCAATGGGGCGGGTCACAGAAACGTATAAGTATTATAGCGCATATGAGTAATAATTACATGACAGTCCTGCTGTCATGCATACACGGAGGTGAAAAGCAATATGCCTGGATTCGACAGAACCGGCCCTCTGGGCAGGGGACCACGCACCGGTCGGGGAATGGGGTACTGCCGCCCCGGTCTCGTGGACGTTGAGACAGCGTATCCACGGGGTGCATACGTACGTCCTCTGTATGGACTCGGTCGAGGCGGACTTCCCCGGGGCTGCGGACGGGGCTTTGGCGGCGGCAGGCGAAGGTTCTGGTGACTCCGCCTCAAGGTCCGAATGACAATCACCCCCCTGTCCGGAAAGACTGCACGGAGCACCTCATGATCATCGGAATCGCAAAAGACGGAGACCGGGTCTCACAGCACTTTGGCCGCTGTGAGGGATACAGACTCTACCGCATCGAAGACGGCAAGATACTGGAACAGAAGGATATCCTCAACCCCGGCCACGAGCCGGGAGTCCTCCCGAGGCTTCTCGCCGACCACGGCGTGAATGTGGTGATTGCCGGAGGCATGGGGCCGAAGGCAGCGGACCTCTTCTGCCAGCAGGGCATGGAGGTCTTTACCGGAGTCTCCGGTTCTCTCGACGATGTCGCGCACCAGTTCATCCTCGGGGAATTGAGAGAGGGAAGGAACATCTGCCATCACTGACCTAATTCTCCTTTTTCTTAAAGAACGACCCCCTGTCTCCACAGCGTTCCTCCAGTATGCCCTCTTTGAGGAGCGCCCCGAGGTACTTGTGCACCTCGCTCGGGTGGAGTCCCAGCATCGCCGATAGATCCGCGATGGTGCAGGGCCTCCTCTCGATGGTCGATACAATCGCATCCTGCGTCGTACCCGAGTAACTCCGCACCTCTCTACGGCTACGGGCTGACGCGATGATCTCAACCTTTGGACTGTCGAAGAAGGCGGCTACCCGTTCCCGTTCTGCCCGGGTCGCTGCTCTCACCCAGGCCACCGCGCAGGGTCTGTCCAGCGTGTTCAGCTGCACCCGATCCGCCTGTATCCTCTCGATAGCCTCCTTCAGACGCGCCAGTTCCGTATCCGTGGTATTCACCCCCGGGACGATGAAGACCTCAAGCCAGATCTCCCCGGAGAACTCCTGGCGCAGGAGAGATAACCCGGAGATGATACGGTGCGGATCGACGCCCGGATGCGGACGGTGGATCTTCGCGAAGACTTCGCGCGATACGGCGTTCAGCGTGGGCAGGATTCGATCGGCGCCCAGCACTTCCTTTCGGACCGAAGCTTCGGAGAAGAGACAGCCGTTGGTCAGGATGGCCACGGTATAGTGAGGATAGCGTGCTTTGACGTGACCGACAATCCGGCCGATATCACGATGGAGCGTGGGTTCTCCTGAGCCGGCGAAGGTGATGCTGTCGAGGACCGGAGATCGGGAGAGGAAGTCGTCGATCTCCGCCAGCACCTCTGCCGTCGGCACGTACTCCTTCCGCTCCAGGGTGAGGTCTGTGGTGCTGCCGCACTCGCAGTAGATGCAGTCATAGGTACAGGTTTTGTGCGGGACCAGATCGATGCCGAGAGAAACCCCCAGTCTCCTCGAGGGGACGGGTCCGAAGAGATGCATGTACTTCATGGCGAATGTATCTAATATGAGATGAGCACCAACCTATATAGTAATTCGCGCATTTGAGTAATAATTACTCGAAGGTGATACCATGATGCTCTGCATTACTGCAAAAGGGAGCACGATGGATGCTCCCGTAGAGGAACGGTTCGGAAGATCGCCCTACCTTATCCTGATCGATACGGATACGGGAACGGAGACCTCCATCCAGAACCCGGGCGCCGATGCGGCGGGAGGCGTGGGTCCCAGAACAGTCCAGCTGCTGGTCAACCACGGTGTGAAGGCGGTCGTCACCGGTCAGGTGGGAGGGAATGCGGCAAGCGCCCTGCAGGCAGCCGGCATCGATGCCTACCAGTACCGCGCCGGCGGCACGGTCAGAGACGCCCTCGCCCTCTATCGTGCGGGAAAGCTAACAAGGCTCCTGTGAGGATGAATGTGGCGAAGATCGCCGTGGCCAGCGGAAAAGGGGGGACGGGGAAGAGCACGGTTGCCGCGAACCTGGGCTACAGCCTCGCACAGGAGAGGGATGTGGTGCTCGTGGACTGCGATGTGGAGGAGCCGAATCTCCACCTCTTCTTTCAGGATGGGCGGAGCGAATCTCCCGTAACCACACCCGTTCCCGTCATCGACACCTCTGCATGCACCTTCTGCGGGAGGTGCGCGGAACAGTGCCGATACGGCGCGCTCCTGGTGCTGGAGAACGACATCCGGTTCTTCCGGGAGCTCTGCCATTCCTGCGGCGGCTGCTCTCTCGTATGCCCCACCGGGGCTGTTCGCGAGGAGATGGAGGCGGTGGGCAGGGTCTGGGAGTCCCGCCCCTTCCCGCATCTCCGCCTGATCAGCGGGGTCCTGGACGTGGGGGAGATCCACAGCACCCGCGTGATCCAGGCGGCAAAACAGGCAGCAGAGCCTGCCGGGCTGATCATCTACGATGCGCCGCCGGGCACCGCGTGCCCGGTCGTGGAGACCATGGAAGATTCGGACTTCTGCCTGCTGGTCACGGAGTCCACCCCCTTCGGGTTGCACGATCTGGAGCTCGCGGCAGCGGTCGCGAAGAAGCTCTGCGTCCCCGCGGGCGTGGTGATCAACCGCAGCGATGGGGATGATGCGGAGACGATGGCCGTATGCTCCCGGCACGACCTGCCCGTTCTGCTGCGCATCCCCTTTGACCGGAAGATCGCCGCCTGGCAGAACCGCGGGGAGCTCTTCGCCGTGCACATGCCGCAGTGGCAGGGGAGATTCACCGATCTCTACACGCGGATCCAGGATATCGCCGGGGGAAGCAGATGAAGCAGCTTGCCGTGATCAGCGGGAAGGGGGGTACGGGAAAGACGGTGATCACCGCCGCCCTCGCAACGGTCCTTCCCTGTTCGAAAGTGATGGCGGACTGCGACGTGGACGCATCCAACCTGGAACTTCTCCTCAACCCGACGGTGATCTCCACACGCTCGTTCTATGGCATGCAGTGTGCGGCGATCGACCCCGGTCTCTGTGCCGGATGCGGGGAGTGTGCAGAAATCTGTCGATTCGATGCCATAGTCCAGAATCGTGATGTCTATTCCGTGAACCCCGTCCGGTGCGAGGGGTGCGCCGTCTGCACGGTCGTATGCCCGCAGCAGGCAATTACCCTGCAGCCACGCGTCGCCGGCGCGATCTACTACTCCGACACGGAGTGGGGCCCCCTCTCTCACGCCCGCCTGGAACCGGGCGCCGGCACCAGCGGGCTGCTGGTCGCAGAGGTGAAGAGGCAGGCGATCGGGGAGGCGGGGGACCGTGACCTGCTGCTGATCGACGGTCCGCCGGGCATCGGCTGCCCCCTCATCTCCACCATCTCCGGCGCCGACGCGGTCATCCTCGCCACGGAGCCGAGCGTATCCGCCCTCCACGATATGGAGCGGGCGGTGCAGGTCTGCCGGGGATTCGGCGTGGACACCTCGGTGATCGTCAACAAGCATACCCTGGACGAGGCGATTGCGAACCGAATCGAGGGCTACTGCCGGGAGCAGGGGCTCGGGATTCTGGGGCGGATCCCGTATGACGGGCAGGTGATCGAGAGCATCCGCCACCGTCGCCCTGTCACCCTGCAGGACTCGCCTGCAGCGTCGGCCCTCCGCGAGATCGGAGCGGCGGTGGCCGAACGGCTGCAGGATCTCTGAATGCCGTTCTGGTGAAGGGCTTCCCTGCCCGTTCTGCGGTCAGGGGGATCGAGCCCCTTTTCCGACGAGGCGGCAGCGCGATGGTCGAGCAGTCTGGCCGCCCCTATCCTGCCCTGAGAAAGGATCCATCTCCCTCGTCACTGCCGTACGAAAGAGCATCTACGTTCCCATGCCGGATCTGCTCCGGGGTATCGGAAGGGAGGGTACCTCCCCCCTTCCGGGACTCCCTGCGGTGCGGCATCCCAGCATGGAAGCGCTGCGCGATTCTCTTCCCCCACACCCCCCGCATTGCGAAGGAATCCGCGGGGATATATGTGGGATACATTCTCCTTCCCGGGACGAGGGGACTTCAGCTCTCCCCACCTCATAGAGAATCCCGGTCCCCTGCCCCCCCCCGCATCCGTGCGGACCGCGCCGTGGATGCCGGAACGCCCTGCCCCTGAAAGGCGCCGCATGCTTCCGGCACATCCCGTGCTTGCGCAGAAATGGCGGCACCTATGGGGGGCGGAGGGCTCTCAGGCAATAAGACGCCCTGTTCGATCCGGTCATCCAGACCGCACCCGCGTCGCATTGGAGCGCCGGGGGGGCTGCATGCGGGCCCATCCTCTCCTTCTGTGCCCTGCAGAATGGGAGCGGGAAAAAAGGCGGGATGCGGTTCAGGCCTTTGTTCCCACCGGCATGATGTAGAGCGGGACCTGATTTTCTGCCAGGCTCAGCACCGACCGCACCCGGGTGTCGTTGAATCCCCCGACGGGTATGCTGGAGAGGTTCAGGGCAACCGCCTGCAGCAGGACGTTCTGGGCCGCATGCCCCGCCTCCAGGAACACGTACCGCTCCGCCCGGTCCCCGAAGTTGCGGGTCCTCTCGGGGAACGCCGTGATGACGATGTCGGCCGGAGCCTCCCGCACCTCCGCCTGGTCCAGGGCCGCCGCACTCAGCGCCTGCCGAACGTCGCCCTCCGCCAGCCTCTCCAGCTGGTGCCCGTCCGGCAGATAGTGGTAGATGCCGGCGGGGAGATCATTCACGTTCCCGGCGACCACGTAGACCTCCAGGGGGTATGTCCTCCCTGCGGACGGGGCGGTCCTGCGCCCCTCCGGGCCTGTGATGCCCTGGGCGGCCCAGAGCAGCTGGGACACCTCCGAGAGGGCGAGCGGCCGATCGGTCCGGTACCGGCTCACCGAGCGGCGGGTGAGCAGCACCCGCTCCAGAGATGCGTTGCTGTCCTGGCGGGGCGGCGGCAGCTGGATGGCGGCCCCGCCGTCCGTTCCCTGCATGGCAGTCGCCTGCGTTACCGCCGGCGTGGAGTCCGCTCCCGGCACGAGACCGCTCTCCTCGAGAGAGCCGGTGCATCCCGCGGCGAGCACAGTAGCTGCCAGGATGGACAGGAGAATACAGATCGCAATACGTTTCATGTCCGGGCCTCCTCCCGTTGCTCTCTGGGTGAGGCGTTACCCATACTTATTGCTTTCCCCGGCAGAATCCCGCGAGGCAGGAAGGACCCGGCAGTTCGGCGGCAGCCCTTCTCGCACGCCCCCTCTCCGCGGATAAAACCGCACAGACCCGGGGAGAGACGCCGCTTCCTGCGGCTCCAGAACACCCCCACCGGCGAAAAACAGAGAGCGGCTCGTTATTCCCGGAGATAGCTCACGGCGAGATCGACGATGCTCGCGAGCTCCTCGCGGTTCCAGAGAGCGGTGTCGAGGACCATGTGGTAGGGCGAGAGATCGCCGATATCGATGCCGTAATAGGTCCTGTAGCGCACCCGTTCGGACGCCTCCCGCACTTTCGTCCTCTCGAGGGCAGAACCCTCGTCCCCCCCGTCACGCTCCGAGATCCGCCTGGCACGGACGGGGAGGGGGGCGTCGAGCCAGATCTTCAGGTCGGCATGCTCCACCATCCAGCCCGAGAGCCGCCCCTCGACGACGATCTCGTCCTCCGCCCCGGCGATCTCCTTCTGCCGCGCATCGATCTGCATATCGATGGTCTGGTTGTTCTCGGCAAGACGGCTGAACTCCGCCAGATCCATGCCCCTCTCCTTCGCCAGCTGGCGGAACGCCTCGCCGGCGGAGACGACCCGCAGCCCGAACCGTTCCGCCAGGTGGTACGCCAGCGACGTGGTGCCGCTCCCCGGGGGTCCGCTGATCGTGATCCGCATCAGATCCCCCCGATATTCAGCGCCTTTCGGATCACCTGGCTGACGGTGAGGGAGGCGATCATGTACCAGAGGATCCAGGCCGGCACCGGCCCCAGGGCCGCCGCATTCAGGTGG
It includes:
- the mtrD gene encoding tetrahydromethanopterin S-methyltransferase subunit D; translated protein: MVVLETLGIMVILIALIGIIIGGVLIGFGVHFVPVGGAPAAMGQAPGIATGVAMLAAGAGLAGLFGGAWAAELGLLVALAAGAVGGGLMMAITQLMVNIIYIFGMGIPVASGKVAKDPITGDTQTEFKSQGTEGHGLPFVSYAGGVIGGMLGGLGGTLIYVMLLDVYLDALPLIYSTNKEAIYLVAVSLAGIFAVGMFLVNAVLAAYNITGTIEGPHDPKFKRFPRDIVASAIATAVTGIFALGLVLV
- the mtrC gene encoding tetrahydromethanopterin S-methyltransferase subunit C, whose product is MTVKVEVKEGGMPHNQILATGLIGSLVGIYITYLNNILGTDLLAFFGGIAATLALYWGSHTIKRLASYGIGTGVPSAGMIAFGSGVIGFLFATRFAIGGGILVPIIAVIAAAVIGAVAGVMANTILKMHIPVMVSALIEMSIVGALTLMGLSALVTGSFTFDALVTSRISFFGMELTTYESSLIGGSIIAVLFLLGGIAIQHPFNACLGPSWEQDRMLMLALECGFLSMIPAAVISFAFISMAAATISFVVAIVGWFYTYYRYIELARRDAAFWLDAKPIKEPEAGH
- the mtrB gene encoding tetrahydromethanopterin S-methyltransferase subunit B, whose product is MAFVHVLPEYGLVVDPLVGIVTTAAESLQPIIDRVAELEKISDDLLGMLSGEGNFLASFPGRERSLAIAGSVTAFWYGLAIGLLIAGIIALQLL
- the mtrA gene encoding tetrahydromethanopterin S-methyltransferase subunit A, coding for MAEKKSAASGWPISKGDFHSGDPNSPIAIVTMGSHLDEQGLCDAGAAICGSCKTENLGIEKVIANIISNPNIRFLITCGTEVKGHLSGQTMKALHKGGVKDGRVVGAEGAIPFIENLKDEHIKRWQEQVEVVDIMETEDIGTIKAKINELKARDPGAFAADPMVVEVKEAGGAAEEVTGEVKPLSGELALIHARIKTIEKMVVDIGYRDKFAAGVYAGKIEGIMIGLIVIFALLGFLLMG
- a CDS encoding tetrahydromethanopterin S-methyltransferase subunit F gives rise to the protein MAEETKAPSAIRMAAIDAMVENMRYKAQILARTNKLESGVISSGVMGFAIGLAFALILVVVPVLVL
- the mtrA gene encoding tetrahydromethanopterin S-methyltransferase subunit A, producing the protein MAEKKSAASGWPISKGDFHSGDPNSPIAIVTMGSHLDEQGLCDAGAAICGSCKTENLGIEKVIANIISNPNIRFLITCGTEVKGHLSGQTMKALHKGGVKDGRVVGAEGAIPFIENLKDEHIKRWQEQVEVVDIMETEDIGTIKAKINELKARDPGAFAADPMVVEVKEAGGAAMEVGVAGVSPQFLEIEERLNKIEKQIEFVDAEIAQRVGRKIGRDIGILYGIVAGLTVFFILLILLPRLSTLV
- the mtrH gene encoding tetrahydromethanopterin S-methyltransferase subunit H, whose translation is MFRFEKEQQIWDFNGTKIGGQPGQYPTVLAASIFYNKHEIVLDDKTGKIDKPKAEALWSRCQELSDTVGIPHFLQILAEHAEAMERYIDWFCSIDSKTAFLMDSSVPAVLANACKYVTEVGVADRAIYNSINGSILPENVEALKNSDVNSAIVLAFNPADPSVAGRQKVLAEGGVAGQAKGMLQIAEECGITRPILDTAATPLGLGSGSAYREILACKGIFGYPTGGAYHNMTVAWTWLRRWKGTAKTPSLLAKGYEGKPALLEQMSHHYLGGMEGIKQAAWSAPDIGCNMVASTLGADLIMYGPIENVEPMITCQAYMDIVILEAARDLGIDLAPDTHHPIQFLI
- a CDS encoding MBL fold metallo-hydrolase; translated protein: MDPMRLTVLSDNCTLNDRQLIAEPGLSICIEDGRTRILFDLGYSDAFMKNAVALGIDLLDIDYIALSHGHRDHTWGLIPLIRLYTEMDATGTPHKKPDLVAHPRAFFPKIVNRILQAGPCLSRDELERYFRLQLSTGPLWLTENVVFLGEIERKYPYGTEKRKKREILTPDGVQPDHLEDDSALACRTARGLVIVTGCSHSGIINIIEQARRVCGEERIADVVGGFHLLQPSEEALKTTLDYLRRVQPSSLHACHCTDLPSRIALSRVAPLRESGVGLTLKYP
- a CDS encoding DUF5320 domain-containing protein; translated protein: MPGFDRTGPLGRGPRTGRGMGYCRPGLVDVETAYPRGAYVRPLYGLGRGGLPRGCGRGFGGGRRRFW
- a CDS encoding NifB/NifX family molybdenum-iron cluster-binding protein, whose product is MIIGIAKDGDRVSQHFGRCEGYRLYRIEDGKILEQKDILNPGHEPGVLPRLLADHGVNVVIAGGMGPKAADLFCQQGMEVFTGVSGSLDDVAHQFILGELREGRNICHH
- a CDS encoding radical SAM protein, with the translated sequence MKYMHLFGPVPSRRLGVSLGIDLVPHKTCTYDCIYCECGSTTDLTLERKEYVPTAEVLAEIDDFLSRSPVLDSITFAGSGEPTLHRDIGRIVGHVKARYPHYTVAILTNGCLFSEASVRKEVLGADRILPTLNAVSREVFAKIHRPHPGVDPHRIISGLSLLRQEFSGEIWLEVFIVPGVNTTDTELARLKEAIERIQADRVQLNTLDRPCAVAWVRAATRAERERVAAFFDSPKVEIIASARSRREVRSYSGTTQDAIVSTIERRPCTIADLSAMLGLHPSEVHKYLGALLKEGILEERCGDRGSFFKKKEN